The following are encoded together in the Deinococcus soli (ex Cha et al. 2016) genome:
- a CDS encoding bifunctional ADP-dependent NAD(P)H-hydrate dehydratase/NAD(P)H-hydrate epimerase, with product MSAAVLTPDAVRAIDGRLERAGLLDPAMEIAGLAVARAVQERWPSGRVLLLAGGGANGGDALVAARHLLAAGREVTVLARPATHPLTRLNRRRLRAVGGEVRPLTPATLGRAARDAAVLVDGLLGTGFRPPLRDDLARVIGALNAARTRDLNVLAIDLPSGLDATRADVPGAAVHADVTVTFIGPKPAQLFGDAAAQCGEVRTVPLPVPAAWIQDVQVAARPDDATLGALLPVRTASAHKGTAGRVWIVGGHPGTVGAPALAGLGALRAGAGLVTVHSAADVPLVTPELMAQRHADLRTFLTSTGLTGTGARPDAVAIGMGLGPEAPALAREVLDWEIPTVLDADALQPDLCGYGHDRCVWTPHPGEAARVLGVPTPEVTRDPLSAARALQDRLGGVVVLKGGPSVVARAGDLSVARGGHPGMASAGMGDTLCGILAALLAQGLDPWDAARAGVRLHARAGEIAAVRFGYGLGATDVAHDLGRAWADLRAAPLTGVYAGV from the coding sequence ATGAGCGCCGCGGTCCTCACCCCGGACGCTGTGCGCGCCATCGACGGGCGCCTGGAGCGCGCGGGCCTGCTCGACCCGGCCATGGAGATTGCCGGGCTGGCCGTCGCGCGGGCCGTGCAGGAACGCTGGCCGTCCGGGCGGGTGCTGCTGCTCGCGGGCGGCGGCGCGAACGGCGGGGACGCGCTGGTCGCCGCGCGCCACCTGCTCGCCGCGGGGCGGGAGGTGACGGTCCTGGCCCGCCCCGCCACGCACCCCCTGACCCGCCTGAACCGCCGCCGCCTGCGCGCGGTGGGCGGCGAGGTCCGGCCCCTGACCCCGGCCACGTTGGGCCGCGCCGCGCGGGACGCCGCCGTGCTCGTGGATGGCCTGCTCGGCACCGGCTTCCGGCCCCCCCTGCGGGACGACCTCGCCCGCGTGATCGGCGCGCTGAACGCCGCCCGGACGCGCGACCTGAACGTGCTCGCCATCGACCTGCCCAGCGGCCTGGACGCCACGCGCGCCGACGTTCCCGGCGCGGCGGTGCACGCCGACGTCACCGTCACGTTCATCGGCCCGAAACCCGCCCAGCTGTTCGGGGACGCCGCCGCGCAGTGCGGCGAGGTGCGGACTGTCCCCCTGCCCGTCCCCGCTGCGTGGATTCAGGACGTGCAGGTCGCCGCTCGCCCGGACGACGCCACCCTGGGCGCGCTGCTGCCGGTCCGGACCGCGTCGGCGCACAAGGGCACGGCCGGGCGCGTCTGGATCGTCGGCGGGCACCCGGGCACGGTCGGCGCGCCCGCCCTGGCCGGACTGGGCGCGCTGCGCGCTGGGGCGGGACTCGTCACGGTCCACTCCGCGGCGGACGTGCCGCTCGTGACGCCGGAACTCATGGCGCAGCGTCACGCCGACCTGCGCACCTTCCTGACCAGCACGGGCCTGACCGGCACGGGCGCGCGCCCGGACGCCGTCGCGATCGGCATGGGCCTGGGACCCGAAGCCCCGGCGCTGGCGCGCGAGGTGCTGGACTGGGAGATCCCCACCGTGCTCGATGCCGACGCCCTCCAGCCCGACCTGTGCGGGTACGGGCACGACCGCTGCGTGTGGACCCCGCACCCCGGTGAGGCTGCCCGCGTGCTGGGCGTCCCCACCCCCGAGGTCACCCGCGACCCGCTGTCCGCGGCCCGCGCCCTCCAGGACCGCCTGGGTGGCGTGGTCGTCCTGAAGGGCGGCCCCAGCGTCGTCGCGCGCGCGGGTGACCTGAGCGTCGCGCGTGGGGGTCACCCGGGCATGGCGAGCGCCGGCATGGGCGACACCCTCTGCGGCATCCTCGCGGCGCTGCTCGCGCAGGGCCTGGACCCCTGGGACGCCGCGCGCGCTGGGGTGCGCCTGCACGCCCGCGCCGGAGAGATCGCCGCTGTCCGCTTCGGCTACGGCCTGGGCGCCACCGATGTCGCGCACGACCTGGGCCGAGCCTGGGCCGACCTGCGTGCGGCGCCCCTGACGGGTGTATATGCCGGTGTGTGA
- a CDS encoding lycopene cyclase family protein: protein MPAPTEPAHTDALIVGAGPAALALAAGLRARHLSVRIVAPHAPQAFPATYGAWLDDLPGWARACAAHVWTDVRVYTGPQPTPLLRPYALLDNTRFLHALLDRAGPLTWTVGTVTHAAPGPDGWTVHTREGKDLTARFVVDAAGHAGSLRRPRHPGGAALQTAYGLTARFERPPSAPGAMVWMDYRAPHGPGETPTFLYAMHLGGDTYFVEETSLIARPAPTRAALRVRLHERLRAQGTPPGEILHEEWVAFPMNADAPDPHGPLAFGAAGGMVHPISGFQVAGALRAAPLVARAAAGALHTGRDPHAAAWAALWPPERRAAREVHLLGVQALLTLPPDQLAPFFRAFFALPPAAWHAFLDPDTPPGALARTMLRLFTALPNRTRLPLARAALATPGVSGRALRSAMNAPTASAHPGPVPARQAGGMSDDTRTDHDTPTENAVLNHEDLNQTGTIESGMQGATGNADANGLDPDVDLGERVEELRENLRPLTEQQ from the coding sequence ATGCCCGCCCCCACCGAGCCCGCGCACACCGACGCCCTGATCGTCGGCGCCGGGCCCGCCGCGCTGGCCCTGGCCGCCGGGTTGCGCGCCCGGCACCTGAGCGTCCGGATCGTGGCGCCGCACGCGCCGCAGGCGTTCCCCGCCACGTACGGCGCATGGCTGGACGACCTGCCCGGCTGGGCGCGGGCCTGCGCCGCGCACGTATGGACGGACGTGCGGGTGTACACCGGCCCGCAGCCCACGCCGCTGCTGCGGCCCTACGCCCTGCTGGACAACACCCGCTTCCTGCACGCGCTGCTGGACCGCGCCGGCCCCCTCACCTGGACCGTGGGAACCGTCACGCACGCCGCGCCCGGCCCGGACGGCTGGACCGTGCACACCCGCGAGGGGAAGGACCTGACCGCCCGCTTCGTGGTGGACGCCGCCGGGCACGCAGGCAGCCTGCGCCGCCCCCGGCATCCGGGCGGCGCGGCCCTGCAGACCGCGTACGGCCTGACCGCGCGGTTCGAGCGGCCCCCCAGTGCGCCCGGTGCGATGGTCTGGATGGACTACCGCGCCCCGCACGGCCCGGGCGAGACCCCCACCTTCCTGTACGCCATGCACCTGGGCGGCGACACGTACTTCGTGGAGGAGACCAGCCTGATCGCCCGCCCCGCCCCCACCCGCGCGGCCCTGCGCGTGCGGCTGCACGAGCGCCTGCGCGCCCAGGGCACCCCGCCCGGCGAGATCCTGCACGAGGAATGGGTGGCGTTCCCCATGAACGCGGACGCCCCCGACCCGCACGGGCCGCTGGCCTTTGGCGCCGCCGGGGGCATGGTGCACCCCATCAGTGGCTTTCAGGTGGCGGGCGCCCTGCGCGCCGCGCCCCTGGTGGCCCGCGCCGCGGCGGGCGCCCTGCACACCGGGCGTGACCCGCACGCGGCGGCCTGGGCGGCCCTGTGGCCCCCCGAACGCCGCGCCGCGCGCGAGGTTCACCTGCTGGGCGTGCAGGCCCTGCTGACCCTGCCCCCGGATCAGCTCGCACCGTTCTTCCGGGCGTTCTTCGCGCTGCCGCCCGCCGCGTGGCACGCGTTCCTCGACCCGGACACGCCGCCGGGCGCACTGGCCCGCACGATGCTGCGCCTCTTCACGGCGCTGCCGAACCGCACCCGGCTGCCGCTGGCCCGCGCGGCCCTCGCGACGCCAGGGGTCAGTGGGCGCGCGCTGCGCTCGGCCATGAACGCCCCTACAGCCTCCGCCCATCCGGGCCCGGTCCCGGCGCGGCAGGCTGGAGGCATGAGCGACGATACCCGCACCGACCATGACACGCCGACCGAGAACGCCGTCCTGAACCACGAGGACCTGAACCAGACCGGGACGATCGAGAGCGGCATGCAGGGCGCCACCGGCAACGCCGACGCGAACGGCCTCGACCCCGACGTGGACCTCGGCGAACGCGTGGAGGAACTCCGCGAGAACCTCCGCCCGCTGACCGAACAGCAGTAA
- a CDS encoding DHH family phosphoesterase yields the protein MTDLSPTSDLAAVARALLDHSGPIVVLSHENPDGDALGSVLGLTRALRSLGREVIAPMQVPRFLAFMPRPGELAEGGRLTEWPAGALAAVLDVDNNDHVRVGGADLSVFTGPVVNVDHHGTNARRADAHAVDPSQPAAAVMVADLIDLLGAEWTEEIATPLMLGLVTDTGSFRFDSVTPGAFRTAARLREAGARLGWISDQLGQNPRTYYTLLREVLGSLEFLHGGRVVLARVDEAMLERAGSAWEDVENYVGMLRNAEGSQLAVMVKDFGERVKLSLRSRAGVSAQNIAVTLGGGGHVPAAGASLNQPWPEVFPQLDAAITAELARVDASR from the coding sequence ATGACGGACCTCTCCCCCACCTCTGACCTCGCGGCGGTCGCCCGCGCCCTGCTGGACCACTCCGGACCGATCGTGGTCCTCTCGCACGAGAATCCGGACGGGGACGCGCTGGGCAGCGTGCTCGGCCTGACGCGCGCGCTGCGCAGCCTGGGCCGCGAGGTGATCGCGCCCATGCAGGTCCCGCGCTTCCTGGCGTTCATGCCCCGCCCCGGCGAACTGGCCGAAGGGGGGCGCCTGACCGAGTGGCCCGCCGGGGCGCTGGCGGCCGTGCTGGACGTGGACAACAACGATCACGTCCGGGTGGGCGGCGCGGACCTGAGCGTGTTCACCGGTCCGGTCGTGAACGTGGACCACCACGGCACGAACGCCCGGCGCGCCGACGCGCACGCCGTGGACCCCTCGCAACCGGCGGCGGCCGTGATGGTCGCGGACCTGATCGACCTGCTGGGCGCCGAGTGGACCGAGGAGATCGCCACGCCGCTGATGCTGGGTCTCGTGACGGACACCGGCTCGTTCCGGTTCGATTCGGTCACGCCCGGCGCGTTCCGCACTGCCGCGCGGCTGCGCGAGGCGGGCGCCCGCCTGGGCTGGATCAGTGACCAGCTGGGCCAGAATCCCCGCACGTACTACACGCTGCTGCGCGAGGTGCTGGGCAGCCTGGAATTCCTGCACGGCGGGCGCGTGGTGCTCGCCCGGGTGGACGAGGCGATGCTGGAGCGCGCCGGGTCGGCCTGGGAGGACGTCGAGAATTACGTGGGCATGCTCCGCAATGCCGAGGGTTCGCAGCTGGCCGTGATGGTCAAGGACTTCGGGGAGCGCGTGAAGCTGTCCCTGCGCTCCCGCGCGGGCGTCAGCGCGCAGAACATCGCCGTGACGCTCGGCGGCGGCGGGCACGTGCCTGCCGCCGGGGCCAGCCTGAACCAGCCGTGGCCGGAGGTGTTCCCTCAGCTGGACGCGGCGATCACGGCGGAACTCGCGCGGGTGGACGCCAGCCGCTGA
- a CDS encoding tetratricopeptide repeat protein has product MTAGTPPAPPAAPATLGDLIRAGEWRRAAATANVLGESADLVDALQTLRVVQDEIRARRYPAARQQLAAYREAAGTLTHPLAGDLRLYVHPDEVSRALDALEAQRRTDDPAALRAALEGALAQPLTRAEALNALGVLHAMLGDEAQAREALTAAREADPGHYRALTNLGNLDMEAGRFAEAEAIYREVLTLAPEYDGGHHNLGVAVRRQGRVAEGVRHIRQGQRLSMKRSREDTRAEAKEQLSRTPGLKYLRFLLLAAAALIIFLALRGAGG; this is encoded by the coding sequence GTGACCGCCGGTACGCCGCCCGCCCCACCGGCCGCCCCGGCCACGCTGGGCGACCTGATCCGCGCCGGGGAGTGGCGCCGCGCCGCCGCGACCGCCAACGTGCTGGGCGAGAGTGCCGACCTCGTGGACGCCCTGCAGACGCTGCGGGTCGTGCAGGACGAGATCCGCGCCCGCCGGTACCCCGCCGCGCGCCAGCAGCTCGCCGCGTACCGCGAGGCGGCCGGCACGCTCACGCATCCGCTGGCGGGTGACCTGCGCCTGTACGTCCACCCCGATGAGGTCTCGCGGGCCCTTGACGCGCTGGAGGCGCAGCGCCGCACGGACGACCCGGCCGCATTGCGCGCGGCGCTGGAGGGTGCGCTGGCGCAGCCCCTGACCCGCGCCGAGGCGCTGAACGCCCTGGGCGTCCTGCACGCCATGCTGGGCGACGAGGCGCAGGCCCGCGAGGCCCTGACCGCCGCGCGCGAGGCCGACCCGGGGCACTACCGCGCCCTGACGAACCTGGGCAACCTGGACATGGAGGCCGGACGCTTCGCCGAGGCCGAGGCGATCTACCGCGAGGTGCTGACCCTGGCCCCCGAGTACGACGGCGGGCACCACAACCTCGGGGTGGCGGTGCGCCGCCAGGGTCGCGTGGCGGAGGGCGTGCGGCACATCCGCCAGGGCCAGCGGCTGTCCATGAAACGCTCCCGCGAGGACACCCGCGCCGAGGCGAAGGAGCAGCTGAGCCGCACGCCGGGCCTGAAGTACCTGCGCTTTCTGCTGCTCGCCGCCGCCGCGCTGATCATCTTCCTGGCGCTGCGCGGCGCGGGCGGCTGA
- a CDS encoding DUF4388 domain-containing protein, whose protein sequence is MQGLLSDVPLMGVLELIHTTRQTGVLDVQSDVPFTVAFMNGEVISGGILDWMGTEAIQASPILAESGTFRFEPRGVTGAPLAPYGHFSTDWARISDEWDQVCAVIGSPSQVFQGRVPLFDEPTGRSIRAVAREVDLPLFEVAQTVVQAVREGKLTPTGRFEWARLKLQPAGQRAALHPVARLLDGSRTLNDAVESGSSVTDVREYLLGELRLGLRFAGSGWVMRDLVWEHRHLPPA, encoded by the coding sequence ATGCAAGGTCTGCTCAGCGATGTGCCCCTGATGGGCGTCCTGGAACTCATCCACACCACCCGGCAGACGGGCGTCCTCGACGTGCAGTCCGACGTGCCGTTCACGGTCGCGTTCATGAACGGCGAGGTCATCTCCGGGGGTATCCTCGACTGGATGGGCACCGAGGCCATCCAGGCCAGCCCGATCCTCGCGGAATCCGGCACGTTCCGCTTCGAGCCGCGCGGCGTGACCGGCGCGCCGCTGGCCCCTTACGGGCACTTCTCGACCGACTGGGCCCGCATCAGCGACGAGTGGGATCAGGTGTGCGCCGTGATCGGCAGTCCCAGTCAGGTGTTCCAGGGCCGCGTGCCGCTGTTCGACGAGCCCACGGGCCGCTCGATCCGCGCGGTGGCGCGCGAGGTGGACCTCCCGCTGTTCGAGGTCGCGCAGACCGTCGTGCAGGCCGTCCGCGAGGGCAAACTCACCCCGACGGGCCGCTTCGAGTGGGCGCGGTTGAAACTGCAGCCGGCCGGTCAGCGGGCCGCGCTGCACCCGGTCGCGCGCCTGCTGGACGGCTCACGCACGCTGAACGACGCCGTCGAGTCCGGCAGCAGCGTCACCGACGTCCGCGAGTACCTGCTGGGCGAACTGCGCCTGGGTCTGCGTTTCGCGGGCAGCGGCTGGGTCATGCGGGACCTCGTGTGGGAACACCGGCACCTGCCCCCTGCCTGA
- the rsmA gene encoding 16S rRNA (adenine(1518)-N(6)/adenine(1519)-N(6))-dimethyltransferase RsmA, which produces MPRDSRRPARTADRRPSDRRGPDRRLAADHEERDLSASPLYSPARVRDLLDRHGLKPTKSLGQNFLIDGNILRAIAEAGGAAPGVPVLEIGPGLGVLTREIASRGAQVTTLEKDERLRPVLAETLDGLDVQVVWGDALDFDYATLPAGTRVIANLPYYITGLLLSRFMRAPGIVSATVLVQKEVGQRLAARPGEENYGFLSAIAALYGSVQHVRDVPKGAFLPAPDVTSAVIRLDFDRSRPAPEQEFLSFVETALHHRRKTLRNNLRLTGMDGEAIDAALEAVGLRADVRAEDVSLGDLRDMAVKLGVIR; this is translated from the coding sequence ATGCCCAGAGACTCCCGCAGACCCGCCCGCACCGCCGACCGCCGCCCGTCCGACCGGCGCGGCCCCGACCGCCGCCTCGCCGCCGACCACGAGGAGCGGGACCTGAGCGCCTCGCCGCTGTACTCCCCGGCGCGCGTGCGGGACCTGCTCGACCGGCACGGCCTGAAACCCACCAAGAGCCTCGGGCAGAACTTCCTGATCGACGGGAACATCCTGCGCGCCATCGCCGAGGCGGGCGGCGCCGCGCCCGGCGTGCCCGTGCTGGAGATCGGCCCGGGCTTGGGCGTCCTGACGCGCGAGATCGCGTCCCGGGGCGCGCAGGTCACGACGCTGGAAAAGGACGAGCGGCTGCGGCCCGTGCTGGCCGAGACGCTGGACGGCCTGGACGTGCAGGTCGTGTGGGGCGACGCGCTGGACTTCGACTACGCCACGCTGCCTGCGGGCACGCGGGTGATCGCGAACCTGCCGTACTACATCACGGGGCTGCTGCTGTCGCGCTTCATGCGCGCGCCGGGGATCGTGTCCGCGACGGTGCTCGTGCAGAAGGAGGTCGGGCAGCGCCTCGCCGCGCGGCCCGGCGAGGAGAACTACGGTTTCCTGAGCGCCATTGCCGCGCTGTACGGCAGCGTGCAGCACGTGCGGGACGTGCCCAAGGGCGCGTTCCTGCCCGCCCCGGACGTCACGAGCGCCGTGATCCGCCTGGACTTCGACCGCAGCCGCCCGGCGCCCGAGCAGGAATTCCTGTCGTTCGTGGAGACGGCGCTGCACCACCGCCGCAAGACGCTGCGCAACAACCTGCGCCTGACCGGCATGGACGGCGAGGCGATCGACGCGGCGCTGGAGGCGGTCGGCCTGCGCGCGGACGTGCGCGCCGAGGACGTGTCCCTGGGTGACCTGCGTGACATGGCCGTCAAACTGGGCGTGATACGGTAA
- the sdaAB gene encoding L-serine ammonia-lyase, iron-sulfur-dependent subunit beta: MSLLDMIGPVMIGPSSSHTAGACRLGLVAHHLLGEPPRAARIGLHASFAKTGRGHGTHLALIAGLLGMRPDDQRLPAAFEEAQAQGLTFEFHDADLGDVHPNTALIEVSGDSQRVTVQGSSTGGGVILVTHVQGLGVNFSGASPTLVLRYTDAVGMIARIATTIAADGVNIATLTCTRQTRGGQALLAVELDQPLSPEAQAFLARWADVNWLRMLPKLMDG; the protein is encoded by the coding sequence ATGTCCCTCCTCGACATGATCGGGCCCGTCATGATCGGCCCCAGCAGCAGCCACACCGCCGGGGCCTGCCGCCTGGGGCTGGTCGCGCACCACCTGCTGGGCGAACCGCCCCGCGCGGCCCGCATCGGCCTGCACGCCTCGTTCGCGAAGACCGGGCGCGGGCACGGCACGCATCTGGCACTGATCGCGGGCCTGCTGGGCATGCGGCCCGACGATCAGCGCCTGCCCGCCGCGTTCGAGGAAGCGCAGGCGCAGGGCCTGACCTTCGAGTTCCACGACGCGGACCTGGGCGACGTGCACCCCAACACCGCGCTGATCGAGGTGAGCGGCGACTCGCAGCGGGTCACGGTGCAGGGCAGCAGCACGGGCGGCGGCGTGATCCTCGTCACGCACGTGCAGGGCCTGGGTGTGAACTTCAGCGGCGCGAGCCCCACCCTGGTCCTGCGCTACACCGACGCGGTCGGGATGATCGCCCGCATCGCCACGACCATCGCGGCGGACGGCGTGAACATCGCCACGCTGACCTGCACCCGCCAGACGCGCGGCGGTCAGGCGCTGCTGGCGGTGGAACTCGACCAGCCCCTGAGCCCCGAGGCGCAGGCGTTCCTGGCCCGCTGGGCGGACGTGAACTGGCTGCGGATGCTGCCCAAACTCATGGACGGCTGA
- a CDS encoding carbohydrate kinase family protein, which produces MKFYIIGDVTVDHLYHLERLPEPGEEVTPQQASMKPGGAGGTMSVTLARLGHAVTLAARVGDDPFAEYALSRVRESGVSEAAIQRDAALITSTITVMQTRDGERAMISDGAANRQLDPAGFRKKDVEAADALIINAYALTEGPQREYSLAAIEAARGAKTPVPVFIDLGTGAVNKAGTSLLNDVVGADYLMLNQHELQALTGTSSISAALAQLGKAGARRVVVKVGKMGSITWTPEDTELVDAYRPAGKVVDSTGAGDTFTAVFAHAILAGAGIGGAARAANAAGALAATGFGAQERPITHEDLSAIVPELAAVAPAPAPAPAKTTRSRKTPAS; this is translated from the coding sequence GTGAAGTTCTACATCATCGGTGACGTGACCGTCGATCACCTCTACCACCTCGAACGCCTGCCGGAACCCGGCGAGGAAGTCACGCCGCAGCAGGCCAGCATGAAACCCGGCGGGGCCGGCGGCACCATGAGCGTCACCCTGGCCCGACTGGGGCACGCCGTGACCCTCGCCGCGCGCGTCGGGGACGACCCCTTCGCGGAGTACGCCCTGAGCCGCGTGCGCGAGAGCGGCGTCAGCGAGGCCGCCATCCAGCGCGACGCGGCCCTCATCACGAGCACCATCACGGTCATGCAGACCAGGGACGGCGAGCGCGCCATGATCAGCGACGGGGCCGCCAACCGCCAGCTGGACCCCGCCGGGTTCAGGAAGAAGGACGTCGAGGCCGCCGACGCGCTGATCATCAATGCGTACGCCCTGACCGAGGGACCGCAGCGGGAGTACAGCCTCGCGGCCATCGAGGCGGCGCGCGGCGCGAAGACCCCGGTGCCCGTGTTCATCGACCTGGGCACCGGCGCGGTGAACAAGGCCGGTACCTCCCTGCTGAACGACGTGGTGGGCGCGGATTACCTGATGCTCAACCAGCACGAACTTCAGGCGCTGACCGGCACGAGTTCGATCAGCGCGGCGCTCGCGCAGCTGGGCAAGGCGGGCGCGCGGCGGGTCGTGGTGAAGGTCGGCAAGATGGGCTCGATCACCTGGACGCCCGAGGACACCGAACTCGTGGACGCCTACCGGCCCGCCGGGAAGGTCGTGGATTCCACGGGTGCCGGGGACACCTTCACGGCGGTGTTCGCGCACGCGATCCTGGCCGGGGCGGGGATCGGCGGGGCGGCGCGCGCCGCGAACGCCGCCGGGGCGCTGGCCGCGACCGGGTTCGGCGCGCAGGAACGCCCGATCACGCACGAGGACCTCTCGGCGATCGTGCCGGAACTCGCCGCAGTGGCGCCCGCTCCGGCGCCAGCGCCCGCAAAGACCACCCGCAGCCGCAAGACCCCCGCGAGCTGA
- a CDS encoding glycerol-3-phosphate acyltransferase, protein MLFLSALLLIVAFLTGSAPLGHAVLSRAGVNVRVNNPHNLGVENVLYRVGPQLAAVTALLDAAKGLLAVLMAASLGQPEVTVMAALAAYLGHLNPPRALYGDTPPRGRGNLVLLGVLAGLAVTGALPLWVCALPVLVYAAVAGFFGFVSAATLAGLLAFTLAVATLPLGPAAKLAALGLLVAATWRFKENIGRMLDGTEPRLGEAVPLAGRRSDEVVAAFMIHPMNLENFWSARRFAWLRPLVEKGIVSERSVRQMADSLRPMKIGELHGIRTVDGKSIRCYLLSSPLLPDVFRDNPDLATRRAIEGARLAQELGAEVFGLGAFWSVVGNKGIDVQAAVPELTITNGGAYTSGTIKAAIPGILEHFAAEGRDLKHATAAVVGANGVVAFGIARTIAPQVAKLIMIGRDAERLERTAATLRRAAKDTEIIATTSYDTLKDADLIFTATSDPNPVIFPQHVKPGAWIFDEGRPADVDESVQAIPGVRVIPGGVVRPPGGMTSNIDLQFGEGQVPACLAETLIIAATGEHHRKSLGQQTLTENINFFVDQAEKLGFQVVD, encoded by the coding sequence ATGCTGTTTCTCTCGGCCCTGCTGCTGATCGTGGCGTTCCTGACGGGCAGCGCGCCGCTCGGGCACGCCGTCCTGTCCCGCGCGGGCGTGAACGTCCGCGTCAACAACCCGCACAACCTGGGCGTCGAGAACGTCCTGTACCGCGTCGGCCCGCAGCTGGCGGCCGTCACGGCCCTGCTGGACGCCGCCAAGGGCCTCCTGGCGGTGCTGATGGCCGCCAGCCTGGGCCAGCCGGAGGTGACGGTCATGGCCGCGCTCGCCGCGTACCTGGGGCACCTGAACCCGCCGCGCGCGCTCTACGGGGACACGCCGCCGCGCGGGCGGGGCAACCTCGTGCTGCTGGGCGTGCTGGCCGGACTGGCCGTCACGGGCGCGCTGCCACTGTGGGTGTGCGCGCTGCCCGTCCTGGTGTACGCCGCCGTGGCCGGATTCTTCGGGTTCGTGAGCGCCGCGACCCTGGCGGGCCTGCTGGCGTTCACGCTGGCGGTCGCCACCCTGCCGCTGGGCCCCGCGGCGAAACTGGCCGCGCTGGGCCTGCTCGTCGCCGCGACGTGGCGCTTCAAGGAGAACATCGGCCGGATGCTCGACGGGACCGAACCGCGCCTGGGCGAGGCCGTGCCCCTGGCCGGGCGGCGCAGTGACGAGGTCGTCGCGGCGTTCATGATCCACCCCATGAACCTGGAGAACTTCTGGAGTGCGCGGCGTTTCGCGTGGCTGCGGCCCCTGGTGGAAAAGGGCATCGTCAGCGAGCGCAGCGTGCGCCAGATGGCCGACAGCCTGCGCCCCATGAAGATCGGGGAACTGCACGGCATCCGCACCGTGGACGGCAAGAGCATCCGCTGCTACCTGCTGTCCAGCCCGCTGCTGCCCGACGTGTTCCGCGACAACCCGGACCTCGCCACCCGCCGCGCCATCGAGGGCGCGCGCCTCGCGCAGGAACTCGGCGCGGAGGTCTTCGGTCTGGGCGCGTTCTGGAGTGTCGTGGGCAACAAGGGCATCGACGTGCAGGCCGCGGTGCCGGAACTGACCATCACGAACGGCGGGGCGTACACGTCCGGCACCATCAAGGCCGCCATTCCCGGCATCCTGGAGCACTTCGCCGCCGAGGGCCGCGACCTGAAGCACGCGACCGCCGCCGTGGTCGGCGCGAACGGCGTGGTGGCGTTCGGCATTGCGCGGACCATCGCGCCGCAGGTGGCGAAACTGATCATGATCGGCCGCGACGCCGAGCGGCTCGAACGCACCGCCGCCACCCTGCGCCGCGCCGCGAAGGACACCGAAATCATCGCCACCACCAGCTACGACACCCTGAAAGACGCCGACCTGATCTTCACGGCCACCAGCGACCCGAACCCCGTGATCTTCCCGCAGCACGTCAAGCCCGGCGCGTGGATCTTCGACGAGGGCCGCCCCGCCGACGTGGACGAGAGCGTGCAGGCCATTCCCGGCGTGCGCGTCATCCCCGGCGGCGTCGTGCGGCCCCCCGGCGGCATGACGAGCAACATCGACCTGCAGTTCGGAGAGGGCCAGGTGCCCGCTTGCCTCGCCGAGACGCTGATCATCGCCGCGACCGGCGAGCACCACCGCAAGAGCCTCGGTCAGCAGACCCTCACGGAGAACATCAACTTCTTCGTCGATCAGGCCGAGAAACTGGGCTTCCAGGTCGTGGACTGA